In the Burkholderia multivorans ATCC BAA-247 genome, AGCGCGGCATCACGATCAAGGCGCAGACGGCTGCATTATCGTATCGCGCGCGCGACGGCAAGGTCTACAACCTGAACCTGATCGATACGCCGGGGCACGTCGATTTCTCGTACGAGGTCAGCCGTTCGCTGTCCGCGTGCGAGGGCGCGCTGCTCGTCGTCGATGCAAGCCAGGGCGTCGAAGCGCAGACGGTCGCGAACTGCTACACGGCGATCGAGCTCGGCGTCGAGGTCGTGCCGGTGCTGAACAAGATCGACCTGCCGGCCGCGAACCCCGAGAACGCGATCGCCGAGATCGAGGACGTGATCGGCATCGACGCGTCCGACGCCACGCGCTGCAGCGCGAAGACGGGCCTCGGCGTCGAGGACGTGCTCGAGGCGCTGATCGCGAAGGTGCCGCCGCCGAAGGGCGATCCGGCCGCGCCGCTGCAGGCGCTGATCATCGACTCCTGGTTCGACAACTACGTCGGCGTCGTGATGCTCGTGCGCATCGTGAACGGCACGCTGCGTCCGAAGGACAAGATCAAGCTGATGGCGACCGGCGCGCAGTACCCGGTCGAGCACATCGGCGTGTTCACGCCGAAGTCGCGCAATCTGGAATCGCTGTCGGCGGGGCAGGTGGGCTTCATCATCGCCGGCATCAAGGAACTGACGGCCGCGAAGGTCGGCGATACGGTCACGCATGCGACGAAGGCCGCTGCCGAGCCGCTGCCGGGCTTCAAGGAAGTGAAGCCGCAGGTGTTCGCGGGCCTCTATCCGGTCGAGGCGAACCAGTACGACGCGCTGCGCGAATCGCTCGAGAAGCTGAAGCTCAACGACGCATCGCTGCAGTACGAGCCGGAAGTGTCGCAGGCGCTCGGCTTCGGTTTCCGCTGCGGCTTCCTCGGGCTGCTGCACATGGAAATCGTGCAGGAGCGGCTCGAGCGCGAATTCGACATGGACCTCATCACGACCGCACCGACGGTCGTCTACGAGGTCGTGCAGAGCGACGGCTCGACGATCATGGTCGAGAACCCGGCGAAGATGCCGGAGCCCGCGCGCATCGCCGAGATCCGCGAGCCGATCGTCACCGTGAACCTGTACATGCCGCAGGACTACGTCGGCTCCGTGATCACGCTGTGCGAACAGAAGCGCGGCTCGCAGATCAACATGCAGTATCACGGCCGCCAGGTGCAGCTCACGTACGAAATCCCGATGGCCGAGATCGTGCTCGACTTCTTCGATCGCCTGAAGTCGGTGTCGCGCGGCTATGCATCGATGGACTACGAGTTCAAGGAATACCGCTCGTCGGACGTCGTCAAGGTCGACATGCTGATCAACGGCGACAAGGTCGACGCGCTGTCGATCATCGTCCACCGTTCGCAGTCGCAGTACCGTGGCCGCGAAGTCGCCGCGAAGATGCGCGAAATCATCCCGCGGCAGATGTACGACGTGGCGATCCAGGCTGCGATCGGCGCGCACATCATCGCGCGCGAGAACATCAAGGCGTTGCGCAAGAACGTGCTCGCGAAGTGCTACGGCGGCGACATCACGCGTAAGAAGAAGCTGCTCGAGAAGCAGAAAGAAGGCAAGAAACGAATGAAGCAGGTGGGTTCGGTCGAGATCCCGCAGGAGGCGTTCCTCGCGATCTTGCGCGTCGAAGACAAATAACAGGACTGATCCTTTTATGAATTTTGCGCTGATTCTTTTTGTGCTCGTCATCGTGACGGGCGTAGCGTGGGTGCTCGACAAACTGGTGTTCCTGCCGCGGCGCCGCAAGGCGGCCGAGGCGGCGGTCGAAGAGTTCGATCGGCAGCAGTCGCGGATCGACAAGCGTTTCGCAGACGAAAACGCGGTGCAGACGCGCTCGAAGCTGCGCGACGAGAAGCTGCGCCAGCCGTGGTGGCTCGAATACACGGCGAGCTTTTTCCCGGTGATTCTCGCGGTGTTCGTCGTGCGTTCGTTCATCGTCGAGCCGTTCAAGATTCCGTCGGGCTCGATGGTGCCGACGCTGCTCGTCGGCGACTTCATCCTCGTGAACAAGTTCGAGTACGGGCTGCGCATGCCGATCACGAACACGAAGATCACGCAGGGCAGCCCGCTCGCGCGCGGCGACGTCGTCGTGTTCCGCTACCCGAAGGACGAATCGGTCGACTACATCAAGCGCGTGATCGGTCTGCCGGGCGATACGGTCGCGTATCAGGACAAGCAGCTGACGATCAACGGCCAGCCGGTGCCCGAAACGCCGCTGCCCGATTACTTCGACGACGAGCGGCAGAATTACGCGAAGCAGTTCGAGGAGACGATCGGCAACAAGAAGAACGCGATCCTGAACAACCCGGCCGTGCCGCCGTTCGTGATGGGCGCATATGACTATCCGTATCGCGACAACTGCACGTACAACAGCCGCGGCGTGATCTGCAAGGTGCCGCCGGGCCACTACTTCATGATGGGCGACAACCGCGACAACAGCGCGGACAGCCGCTACTGGGGCTTCGTGCCCGACAAGAACATCGTCGGCCGCGCGTTCTTCATCTGGATGAACTTCAGCGACCTGAAGCGCATCGGTTCCTTTAACTGATCGCGCTCGGCTCGCATGCAATACGCGGCGCACGGGCCGCGCCGCGTATTGCCGAACTACTTTAAAAACCGGCGGTAACACCGCTTCGTCACGCCTTTTCGCGTCCGGCCGCGCCGTTTCGGCCCGAACGGCGCCCGCGTTATACTCCTGCACATGCCCCTATCCCAGTTGGAAAGCCGGCTGCGCTACGAATTTCGCAATGCGGAATTGTTGCGCCAGGCTTTGACCCATCGCAGTCACAGTGCCACGCACAACGAGCGGCTCGAGTTTCTCGGCGATTCCGTTCTGAATTGCGCGGTGGCCGCCCTTTTGTTCCAGCGTTTCGGCAAGCTCGACGAAGGGGACCTGTCGCGCGTGCGCGCGAATCTCGTCAAGCAGCAGTCGCTGTACGAAATCGCTCAGGCCCTCAATATCTCGGAAGGCTTGCGGCTCGGCGAAGGCGAGCTGCGCAGCGGCGGCTTCCGCCGCCCGTCGATCCTCGCGGACGCGTTCGAAGCCATCATCGGGGCGGTGTTCCTCGATGGCGGCTTCGAAGCCGCCCAAGGGGTCATCAAGCGCCTTTACGTGCCGATCCTCGACCACATCGATCCGCGCACGCTGGGCAAGGACGCCAAGACGCTGCTGCAGGAATACCTGCAGGGCCACAAGATCGCGCTGCCGACGTACACCGTCGTCGCGACGCATGGTGCGGCGCACAATCAGCAGTTCGAAGTGGAATGTACGGTGCCGAAGCTCGACGTGAAGGTGTCAGGTTCCGGCGCGAGCCGGCGCGCGGCCGAGCAGGCCGCCGCGAAGAAGGCGCTCGACGAGGTGATGGCGGCCGCGCCGATGTTGGCGGCGAAGCCGAAGCGCTCCAAGAGCGCGCGCGCGGCCAAGCAGGCGGAACCCGAGATCGTGCCGGGCGTGAAGGGCGTGCAGGAAGCGCTCGATCTGCGTTCGCCGGAGCGCAAGGAGCGCGCGGCTGCGCGCGACGCGAAGGCTGCAGCGGCAGCTGCCGCAACGGGCGTGGAGCCGGCCGAACGGCCGGCCGTCGCTCCCGTTGCCGCGATTCGCGCGGCGCATGTCGAAACCGCGGCCGACAAGGGTGAGCGCGCCGCGAAAGCCGCGGCGGACAAGCCGGCGGCCGAAAAAGCGCCCGATCGCGCCGACGCCGCGCCGCGTGCGGCCGACAAGCCGGCCGGCGCCGCATCGGACGCCTCGACAGCTTCCGGCGACACGGCATCGCGCCCCGACAAGTCGGCGGCCGCCGATGCGCGCACCGCGGCGCGCGTGCCCGACGTCGCCGCTGCCGGCCCCGATACGTCGGCGGGCGCCGCGAGCGTGGCCGCCGCGCCGGCGCGCGTCGCCGATGCCGACCACTGAATTGCCCATCGATCGCGCCGCGCACCGCGCGGCCGGTTCCGAACCTGTCTCCCAATCGATATGAACGCTCCCGCTCCTACTGGTTTCCGCTGCGGCATGATCGCGATCGTGGGCCGTCCGAACGTCGGCAAGTCGACGCTGATGAACGCGCTCGTCGGCCAGAAGATCAGCATTACGTCGCGCAAGGCGCAGACGACGCGCCACCGGATCACCGGCATCAACACGACCGAAGACGCGCAGTACATCTTCGTCGATACGCCCGGCTTCCAGACCCGCCACAGCACGGCACTGAATCGTTCGCTGAACCGCGCCGTCACGTCGACGCTGACGTCGGTCGACGCGATCCTGTTCGTGATCGAGGCCGGCCGCTTCGGCCCCGACGATCAGAAGGTGCTCGACCTGATTCCGCCGGGCGTGCCGACGCTGCTGATCGCGAACAAGCTCGACCGCGTGAACGACAAGACCACGCTTTATCCGTTCATGCAGCAGGTCAGCGCGCTGCGCGAGTTTGCGGAAATCGTGCCGCTGTCGGCGAAGCATCCCGAGGACATCCAGCGTCTGCTCGAGACGATCAAGCCGTATCTGCCTGAAGGCGAGCCGATCTACGGCGAGGACGACCTCACCGATCGCAGCGCGCGCTTTCTCGCCGCCGAGATCCTGCGCGAGAAGGTGTTTCGCTGGACCGGCGACGAACTGCCTTACACGAGCACCGTCGTGATCGACAAGTTCGAGGAGGAAGGGCGCCTGAAGCGCATCTTCGCGACGATTCTGGTCGAGCGCGACTCGCACAAGGCGATGGTGATCGGCAAGAAGGGCGCGAAGCTCAAGCAGATCAGCACCGAGGCGCGGATGGACATGGAAAAGCTGTTCGACGGCCCCGTGTACCTCGAAACCTTCGTGAAGGTGAAGAGCGGCTGGGCCGACAACGAGGCGGGGCTGCGCGCCTATGGGTACGAATGACGCATCTGCGTCGACCGAAGACGCGGTAACGGCCGGCGCGAACGACGCGCCGCTGCCTGCACCGCCGGCGCCGCCGCGCAAGACGCGGCGCGCGACCGCCCGCACGTCCGAGTTCCGCGTCGCCGAGCAGCCGGCGTTCGTGCTGCACAGCTATCCGTATCGGGAAACCAGCCTGATCGTCGACGTGCTGACGCGCGATCACGGCCGTCTCGCGCTCGTCGCGAAGGGCGCGAAGCGTCCGCACTCCGCGTTGCGCGGCGTGCTGCAGACGTTTCAGCCGCTGCTGCTGTCGTGGTCCGGCAAGTCCGAGGTCCGCACGCTGACGGGCGCCGAATGGGTCGGCGGGATGCTGCCGCTCGCGGGCGACGCGTTGCTGTGCGGCTTCTATGCGAACGAACTGCTCGTCAAGTTCTGCGCGCGCGAGGATCCGCAACCGCCGCTGTTCAACCACTATGTGCTGACGCTCACGCGCCTCGCGCACGGCGAGCCGGCCGTGCAGGTGCTGCGTTCGTTCGAGCGCGTGCTGCTGCGCGAGACCGGCTATGCGATGGCGCTGAACCGGACGGTCGCGCGTCGCGCCGTCGAACCCGACCAACGCTACGTGTTCGATCCGGAACGCGGCGTGCGCCCCGCGGACGACGACGTCCCGTCGCACTGGCCGATCGTTTCCGGGCAGACGTTGCTCGACATGGAGCAGGACGATTACCATCGACCCCAGACGGTGACGCAAAGCAAGACGCTGATGCGCTTCCTGCTGAACACTTATCTCGGCGGCACGCCGCTCGCCACGCGACAGATCCTGATCGACCTGCAA is a window encoding:
- the lepA gene encoding translation elongation factor 4, giving the protein MDHIRNFSIIAHIDHGKSTLADRIIQVCGGLADREMEAQVLDSMDIERERGITIKAQTAALSYRARDGKVYNLNLIDTPGHVDFSYEVSRSLSACEGALLVVDASQGVEAQTVANCYTAIELGVEVVPVLNKIDLPAANPENAIAEIEDVIGIDASDATRCSAKTGLGVEDVLEALIAKVPPPKGDPAAPLQALIIDSWFDNYVGVVMLVRIVNGTLRPKDKIKLMATGAQYPVEHIGVFTPKSRNLESLSAGQVGFIIAGIKELTAAKVGDTVTHATKAAAEPLPGFKEVKPQVFAGLYPVEANQYDALRESLEKLKLNDASLQYEPEVSQALGFGFRCGFLGLLHMEIVQERLEREFDMDLITTAPTVVYEVVQSDGSTIMVENPAKMPEPARIAEIREPIVTVNLYMPQDYVGSVITLCEQKRGSQINMQYHGRQVQLTYEIPMAEIVLDFFDRLKSVSRGYASMDYEFKEYRSSDVVKVDMLINGDKVDALSIIVHRSQSQYRGREVAAKMREIIPRQMYDVAIQAAIGAHIIARENIKALRKNVLAKCYGGDITRKKKLLEKQKEGKKRMKQVGSVEIPQEAFLAILRVEDK
- the lepB gene encoding signal peptidase I, whose protein sequence is MNFALILFVLVIVTGVAWVLDKLVFLPRRRKAAEAAVEEFDRQQSRIDKRFADENAVQTRSKLRDEKLRQPWWLEYTASFFPVILAVFVVRSFIVEPFKIPSGSMVPTLLVGDFILVNKFEYGLRMPITNTKITQGSPLARGDVVVFRYPKDESVDYIKRVIGLPGDTVAYQDKQLTINGQPVPETPLPDYFDDERQNYAKQFEETIGNKKNAILNNPAVPPFVMGAYDYPYRDNCTYNSRGVICKVPPGHYFMMGDNRDNSADSRYWGFVPDKNIVGRAFFIWMNFSDLKRIGSFN
- the rnc gene encoding ribonuclease III; this encodes MPLSQLESRLRYEFRNAELLRQALTHRSHSATHNERLEFLGDSVLNCAVAALLFQRFGKLDEGDLSRVRANLVKQQSLYEIAQALNISEGLRLGEGELRSGGFRRPSILADAFEAIIGAVFLDGGFEAAQGVIKRLYVPILDHIDPRTLGKDAKTLLQEYLQGHKIALPTYTVVATHGAAHNQQFEVECTVPKLDVKVSGSGASRRAAEQAAAKKALDEVMAAAPMLAAKPKRSKSARAAKQAEPEIVPGVKGVQEALDLRSPERKERAAARDAKAAAAAAATGVEPAERPAVAPVAAIRAAHVETAADKGERAAKAAADKPAAEKAPDRADAAPRAADKPAGAASDASTASGDTASRPDKSAAADARTAARVPDVAAAGPDTSAGAASVAAAPARVADADH
- the era gene encoding GTPase Era; the encoded protein is MNAPAPTGFRCGMIAIVGRPNVGKSTLMNALVGQKISITSRKAQTTRHRITGINTTEDAQYIFVDTPGFQTRHSTALNRSLNRAVTSTLTSVDAILFVIEAGRFGPDDQKVLDLIPPGVPTLLIANKLDRVNDKTTLYPFMQQVSALREFAEIVPLSAKHPEDIQRLLETIKPYLPEGEPIYGEDDLTDRSARFLAAEILREKVFRWTGDELPYTSTVVIDKFEEEGRLKRIFATILVERDSHKAMVIGKKGAKLKQISTEARMDMEKLFDGPVYLETFVKVKSGWADNEAGLRAYGYE
- the recO gene encoding DNA repair protein RecO — translated: MGTNDASASTEDAVTAGANDAPLPAPPAPPRKTRRATARTSEFRVAEQPAFVLHSYPYRETSLIVDVLTRDHGRLALVAKGAKRPHSALRGVLQTFQPLLLSWSGKSEVRTLTGAEWVGGMLPLAGDALLCGFYANELLVKFCAREDPQPPLFNHYVLTLTRLAHGEPAVQVLRSFERVLLRETGYAMALNRTVARRAVEPDQRYVFDPERGVRPADDDVPSHWPIVSGQTLLDMEQDDYHRPQTVTQSKTLMRFLLNTYLGGTPLATRQILIDLQNL